In Cryptomeria japonica chromosome 10, Sugi_1.0, whole genome shotgun sequence, a genomic segment contains:
- the LOC131068142 gene encoding uncharacterized protein LOC131068142 produces MANICKFSNPTALRNVNFVQRGFAYVLKGDTDKLPQTPGTKEIFTKGEDADMGGKTTSFFTRKSIKPASGGIIKMFSSAATASLKDPKDPGINKGPPPQHDNQPVKAPEKPTKDTVSNPKNHNEKPTKN; encoded by the exons ATGGCTAATATTTGTAAATTCTCCAATCCGACTGCTCTCAGAAATGTAAATTTTGTTCAACGCGGCTTTGCTTATGTTCTAAAGGGAGATACTGATAAGCTTCCTCAGACACCAGGCACCAAGGAAATCTTTACAAAAG GAGAAGATGCCGATATGGGTGGGAAAACTACCAGTTTCTTTACCAGGAAATCAATTAAGCCTGCCTCTGGAGGAATCATTAAAATGTTTTCATCT GCCGCTACTGCGAGTTTGAAGGATCCAAAAGATCCAGGCATAAATAAAGGACCTCCTCCACAGCATGATAATCAGCCAGTCAAGGCTCCAGAAAAACCAACCAAGGATACAGTGTCTAATCCAAAGAACCATAATGAGAAACCAACCAAAAATTAA